From Campylobacter pinnipediorum subsp. caledonicus:
CGCACTAGATAGGATAGTCATAGTAACTAAGTGATTATCCATCCATGGAAATTTCGTCCATACATTCGCAACTGCAGCAGTTACTACAGGAGCTGAAAATGATGTTCCTGTTCCATATATAATACATGCTTGACCGCTTTTGCATTCGCTTGCAGGCAGCTCTATAGCCCAATTACCCCGAGCCGTGATTCCCCAATTTTTACCTTTGTCTCCTATTTTGTTTGAATAACTTGCAAGTTTAGATGTATTTCCTGTTTCATCAACTGCCATAACGGTTATCCAACCATTTCTAGCATCATTGTTAAGATGAGGATAGAGCGACTCCGGAGATGCATGATTTGTATGTTCGTTTCCAGCAGCCCATATGAATATACTATCTGTCGCTGCATAGTGGGCAACATTTGGAAATGTTGCATTTACTTGTCCGTAATCAGTGCCATTAAGACCATATGAATTGTTAAAAATTCTAGCGCCTTTATTATGCAAATTTCTATAATCATTTTCAGTAGAGCCAATCAGGAGTGAATTTCTATTTCCCGATAGACCTGCTGACCGAGCGAATATCTTAGAGTCTGTGTTGTGTTTCACAATCATATGAGTTACCATTGTTCCGTGATGTTGTTTATCTTGCGGATCTTTATTTGTTTGCACTATTTCTATTCTGGATGTTCCGTTCGGTTTTTCAAATTTTTTAGATTTATAAAAGAAAGTATCAACTACACCGATATCCATGATCTTTTTTTCATCTTTTATCTTATCTTGCAAATTTTGATTCGCGTTTTCTTGCCCTTTTTTTACCCCTAGCGTTCTATTGTTTGGCATAGGTGGCTGAGCTATCGGAGGTTGTTGAATACCGCTGTTTGGATCATTTGGTGCAAGCGGTGGCGGAGACACAGGGGGGGGGGGTGGTAGGCCACCAGCGGGTGGTACTGCAGGTGGTGCTATATGATTGTTATTGGGACGGTTGTTTGGATAATTGTCTGGGATTGATGGACCGCTACTACCGCCACTTCCTCCTCCACAACTGACAAATAATGCAGATATTATTGGTAAAACTACAAAAAATTTTGCACTTTTTCTGTTTTTAAGATTGGCTAATTTCATTTTAATCCTTAATTTGTTTTTGAGTAAGACTAAACTATAATCTTAATTTAAAGTAATTAAAGTCATAACTTAATATAATTAAAGTTAAGTAAAACTGTAAATTGTATCCAAAAACTATAAATTTAATTTTAATAAACTCAATTTTAAAGGACAAACAAAAAGCATTTGATTTGGCAGGTGCTTTTGTAAGAAATAAAATGCCGGAAGTGTCAGCTAAGATATATGAAATTTTAGTAAAAAATATCGAAAAAAGAGATCGTTTGTATGAAGTATCTTTGAAAAATTTAGGAATAGAACTCGCAAAAGATAATCAAACAAAAGAGGCTTACAAATACCTAAATAAATATCAAGATGAGTTTAAATATGGTGATTATGTGAGCCAAGTGCAAACCGCAATGGACAATCTGTTTTTCAAGCTTGATGAAAACAATGCTACAAAATTAAGAGAGCATTATAAAGAACTTATGAAAAAATATCAAAATGCAGATATAGGCAAAAAAGCTTTACTCTCTCTTATGGATTTAAATATTAAAGAAAGAAAATTTAAACAAAATTTGGAGTATGCCGTTTTGGTTAAAGACTTAAATCAAACAAAAGGCATTGAATATCTAAACACATCAGCATTTGAGCTTGCCAAAGAAGGCATAAATCAAATTTTACAAGATAAACACAATGACGAAAAAAAGATCATGGATATCGGTGTAGTTGATACTTTCTTTTATAAATCTAAAAAATTTGAAAAACCGAACGGAACATCCAGAATAGAAATAGTGCAAACAAATAAAGATCCGCAAGATAAACAACATCACGGAACAATGGTAACTCATATGATTGTGAAACACAACACAGACTCTAAGATATTCGCTCGGTCAGCAGGTCTATCGGGAAATAGAAATTCACTCCTGATTGGCTCTACTGAAAATGATTATAGAAATTTGCATAATAAAGGCGCTAGAATTTTTAACAATTCATATGGTCTTAATGGCACTGATTACGGACAAGTAAATGCAACATTTCCAAATGTTGCCCACTATGCAGCGACAGATAGTATATTCATATGGGCTGCTGGAAACGAACATACAAATCATGCATCTCCGGAGTCGCTCTATCCTCATCTTAACAATGATGCTAGAAATGGTTGGATAACCGTTATGGCAGTTGATGAAACAGGAAATACATCTAAACTTGCAAGTTATTCAAACAAAATAGGAGACAAAGGTAAAAATTGGGGAATCACGGCTCGGGGTAATTGGGCTATAGAGCTGCCTGCAAGCGAATGCAAAAGCGGTCAAGCATGTATTATATATGGAACAGGAACATCATTTTCAGCTCCTGTAGTAACTGCTGCAGTTGCGAATGTATGGACGAAATTTCCATGGATGGATAATCACTTAGTTACTATGACTATCCTATCTAGTGCGGATAAACCAGGACACAAAGGAGAACAAACAGAAAGTCCAGATGCTACATTTGGCTGGGGAATTTTAAATCAAGATAGAGCCTTAGGAGGTCCTGGAAGACTAGATAAACGCCTTTTAACAAACAAAGATGAAAAAGCGGTATTGGGTTTATTTACAGTTGATTTTGATTATAGAAATTATAAAGATACAAGAAAACTGACTTGGAATAACGATATGGCAGGCGATGGTGGAATATACAAAAAAGGTACTGGAACCTTATATCTTGGAGGAGAAAATACATACACAGCCATCACATGGATTAAAGAGGGTACCATAGGAGTTGAAAAATCTTTATTAAATTCTCGTATTACAATAGAAAAAGGTGGGACACTTCTTGCACAAAATGATAATAGTAGAGTCGATATAGGTAACGGTAACAGCTACACCATAACCAACAATGGCGGATCATTAAACGTTTACGGACAAGGTCTTAAAATAAACGGAGACTACATTTCAAAAAATCAAGGTCGCATAGCAATAGATATCGACAAGTCAAATTTAGAAATTACGGGCACAATGGATATGAAAGATAGCTCTTATATCCTAGCCGATGTTGAAAATATCTATTCCGTAATAGGCGCTCAAACTAAAACAAAAAATATAATAAAAGCGAAAGAGATAAAAAACTATAATGGAGATTATAAAATTTCAAACAATGTATCAAGATACGTAAATTTATCTAACTTTTATGTAGATAAAAATAGACAAAATATATGGGTCGAATACAACAGAAAAGCTACCGTACACGTATTGCAGGCAGCAGGATACGTAACAGCAAGCTCTTTAAATACAGCTAAAAATTTTGATACGGCTTTAGATGAGCTAGCGCAAACTCAAGAACAAAATGAAATTTCAGCTACAGCAGTAAGAGTAATGAATGCACATGCTAACGCACTCCCACAAATGATAGATTCACTCTCAGGAGAAATTCACGCATCAAGCCAAAATATACTTTTTAATCATAATTTATTAACAAATATTTCTTTTAGTAACAGAGTGAGTAGCTTATCTACGATAAATAGTAGCGGCTTTTGGTACGATGGAATTTATGCCAATAGTAAAATTAACACAAAAAATTATACAAAAGCTATATCTAAAACAAAAGGTAATTTGTTTGGAGTCGATAGTGTATTTGGCGATTATATCTTTGGTATAGGGTTCGTGCATGCAAATGCAGATACTAAATTTAATAATGATTTAGGAAATATCTATATGAAAAACAAAGGTATTATGCTTTATTCAAGTAAAGATTTAGGATATGCATATATATTAGGAGCCGGCGGGTTAAATAATGTGTCAAGCAGTGTAAATAGAGAAGTTATTAATAAAAGAGTAGATTCAAAATTTGATAGCAAAGTGTATAATTTATATACAGAAATTGGAGTTAGAAAAAATATTGATAATATTTTAATAAACCCTTTTATTGCAAATCAAGCTACTCGAATAAAAAGAAATGATTTTGAAGAAAAATATGAATTTGGCTCTTTGAAAGCTAATTCAAAAAGATATAGCTCTAATTATGTTATTTTGGGTTTAAGAACTAGTTTAAATTTACAAAAATTAAACTTAAACTCAGGCGTATTTTATTCTTATAATAGCAATCCAGCAAATTTTGATTTTGAGGCAAAAGTTTTAGCAAATGGTTATAAAGATGTTGCTGTAAAAGGAGTTGGTGAGCCAAAAGATAAAGTATGGTTTGGTATCGGGGGAGCTTATAAAATTAATCAAAAGGTGTCATTACAAGCAAACTATAATTTATCTATTGAAAACAGGAATAAAACAAATTTATTAAATTTAGGAGTTTATTATAAATTTTAATTTTTACAAATACTTATAATTTATCCATATCTTAGCTATAAATTTAACATTAGGTTTGTTTTATTTATTCCAACCCTTTAAAATGATAGTAGGTTAGATATCATATAAAACCACTATCATTTTAAACACCTTTTAATATTTTAAAACTGTAATGAAAGAATATCATAAAATGATATAAGTAGTTATAGAAAATAAGTTACCAAAATTTCATTTATTTATATATTTATTGATGTTTGTGACTTATTCTTCAAATATTAAACCACTTTAAGATTCTTTCTTTTAAAATTACTATTATTTTCTTTGGATAAAAATTAGATTTTTGTAATAGTAAATCTTTAATTTGTAAGTTTTTAATGTTTTTTGGTGATTTTAATAAGAATAAGATTAGATATTGTTTATTTTGTGTTATGTTTAGTGTTATTGATGCTCAATATTAGTTAACTTATCCTAAAGTTAATAAATAGCTTATTCTAGTTATTTTTTTATTAATTATTATGTGTCTCACCCAAATTCAAATTATTTAAAATATTATTTTATATTTAAGTAGCATTTAAGCATTACTCTTATATAATTCCAGCTCACGATTTGAGAAACCACCTTTAACTTTTAGTTAATAAAGCTTTTCTTTTTAAATATCGTTGTTCTGTTAAATTATAAATGTTAAACTATTAGTCAATCTTTGAAATCTAAACAAGTGATCGATTGAGCCAGTCTATATTGTTTATAGACTTAAAACTGATTAACAAAAAAATTAAAGTTTTTTAGATTAAAAACTTCATATAAATTATATGGAGAGTTTGATCCTGGCTCAGAGTGAACGCTGGCGGCGTGCCTAATACATGCAAGTCGAACGGAGATTAATTAAGCTTGCTTTTTTAATCTTAGTGGCGCACGGGTGAGTAATGTATAGCTAATCTGCCCCTTACAAGAGGACAACAGTTAGAAATGACTGCTAATACTCTATACTCCTTCCAAACATAAGTTTGGTCGGGAAAGTTTTTCGGTAAGGGATGAGGCTATATTGTATCAGCTAGTTGGTAAGGTAATGGCTTACCAAGGCTATGACGCATAACTGGTCTGAGAGGATGATCAGTCACACTGGAACTGAGACACGGTCCAGACTCCTACGGGAGGCAGCAGTAGGGAATATTGCTCAATGGGGGAAACCCTGAAGCAGCAACGCCGCGTGGAGGATGACACTTTTCGGAGCGTAAACTCCTTTTGTTAGGGAAGAACCATGACGGTACCTAACGAATAAGCACCGGCTAACTCCGTGCCAGCAGCCGCGGTAATACGGGGGGTGCAAGCGTTACTCGGAATCACTGGGCGTAAAGGACGCGTAGGCGGATTATCAAGTCTTTTGTGAAATCCTATGGCTTAACCATAGAACTGCTTGGGAAACTGATAATCTAGAGTGAGGGAGAGGCAGATGGAATTGGTGGTGTAGGGGTAAAATCCGTAGAGATCACCAGGAATACCCATTGCGAAGGCGATCTGCTGGAACTCAACTGACGCTAAGGCGTGAAAGCGTGGGGAGCAAACAGGATTAGATACCCTGGTAGTCCACGCCCTAAACGATGTATACTAGTTGTTGCTTTGCTAGTCAAGGCAGTAATGCACCTAACGGATTAAGTATACCGCCTGGGGAGTACGGTCGCAAGATTAAAACTCAAAGGAATAGACGGGGACCCGCACAAGCGGTGG
This genomic window contains:
- a CDS encoding S8 family serine peptidase; translation: MAGAFVRNKMPEVSAKIYEILVKNIEKRDRLYEVSLKNLGIELAKDNQTKEAYKYLNKYQDEFKYGDYVSQVQTAMDNLFFKLDENNATKLREHYKELMKKYQNADIGKKALLSLMDLNIKERKFKQNLEYAVLVKDLNQTKGIEYLNTSAFELAKEGINQILQDKHNDEKKIMDIGVVDTFFYKSKKFEKPNGTSRIEIVQTNKDPQDKQHHGTMVTHMIVKHNTDSKIFARSAGLSGNRNSLLIGSTENDYRNLHNKGARIFNNSYGLNGTDYGQVNATFPNVAHYAATDSIFIWAAGNEHTNHASPESLYPHLNNDARNGWITVMAVDETGNTSKLASYSNKIGDKGKNWGITARGNWAIELPASECKSGQACIIYGTGTSFSAPVVTAAVANVWTKFPWMDNHLVTMTILSSADKPGHKGEQTESPDATFGWGILNQDRALGGPGRLDKRLLTNKDEKAVLGLFTVDFDYRNYKDTRKLTWNNDMAGDGGIYKKGTGTLYLGGENTYTAITWIKEGTIGVEKSLLNSRITIEKGGTLLAQNDNSRVDIGNGNSYTITNNGGSLNVYGQGLKINGDYISKNQGRIAIDIDKSNLEITGTMDMKDSSYILADVENIYSVIGAQTKTKNIIKAKEIKNYNGDYKISNNVSRYVNLSNFYVDKNRQNIWVEYNRKATVHVLQAAGYVTASSLNTAKNFDTALDELAQTQEQNEISATAVRVMNAHANALPQMIDSLSGEIHASSQNILFNHNLLTNISFSNRVSSLSTINSSGFWYDGIYANSKINTKNYTKAISKTKGNLFGVDSVFGDYIFGIGFVHANADTKFNNDLGNIYMKNKGIMLYSSKDLGYAYILGAGGLNNVSSSVNREVINKRVDSKFDSKVYNLYTEIGVRKNIDNILINPFIANQATRIKRNDFEEKYEFGSLKANSKRYSSNYVILGLRTSLNLQKLNLNSGVFYSYNSNPANFDFEAKVLANGYKDVAVKGVGEPKDKVWFGIGGAYKINQKVSLQANYNLSIENRNKTNLLNLGVYYKF